Part of the Lycium ferocissimum isolate CSIRO_LF1 unplaced genomic scaffold, AGI_CSIRO_Lferr_CH_V1 ctg9721, whole genome shotgun sequence genome is shown below.
taaactatCGTTCGTCCTCGAGTGACGAATGGAAAAGAGCGAAAAGTACCTGAATCAGcaaacaactgaggatatcggctacgcatgtcggactcagtctcccaagtggcTTCCTCAATAGGAcaatgcttccattgcaccttcacagatgCTATCTCCGTAGACCTCAACTTTcaaacctgcctatccaaaatcgcaAGAGGCTCCTCCTCGTAAGCCAAATTACTATCAAGGAATACCGAGTCCCAACGAACACTATAAGTACCATCAGCATGGTACTTGttcagcatagacacatgaaaaactgaaTGGACGCTTGCCAAGCCTGGTagcaaggccaactcataagcaacatcgcccACGCGATCAATGATCTCAAATGGCCTAATATACCTCGGACTCAACTTACCTCTCTTCCCAAaactcataacacccttcatgggtgaaatcttcaatagaacctgataACTAACGGCGAACTCTAAATCTCGTACCTTCTgatccgcatacatcttctgtcgactctgagatGCCACAAGCTTGGCCTGAATGACCCTCACCTTCTCTAAAGACTCTCTCAAAAGGTTtgtaccccaaggtcgaaccttaaatacatcaaaccagccaaccggagatctacatttccgaccatacaaagcctcaaaagaCGTCATgtcgatactcgagtgataactgttgttatatacAAACTCTGCCAACggcaagaactgatcccaatgaccaccaaagtctataATGCAAGCCCTTAACATATCCTCCAGCACCTAACTGGTTCGCTCAAACTGTCCATCGGTCTGGgggtggaaagctgtactaagatccaCTCCGATACCCAATTCATCATGAAATGCTCTCCAaaaatgggaagtgaagatagtacctcgatcagatatgatagaaataggaATCCTATGtaatctcataatatcataaatgtacaacttggctaacttctctgcagaataagaaacctgaactggaatgaaatgagtCGACTTAGTCAACcaatcaactatcacccaaatcgaatcaaaattacccagggtcttcggaagacccacaacaaaatctatggcaatcctctcccacttctacTTGGGAATGGGAGCCCTCTGAAGCacacctgtcacgacccaaactgatgggccatgaccagtgcccgagttggacactcgtatacgaaactgttagatataatcagactgatactaaggacaatgtgaaaatctgtaaaagcatgttgtagactcataatgccatatatcagaatgaacttgtctcctgaggagtcacagttaaccaaaCTATACACGAGAATATCTAAAATGAACTATATctgtatagctgaccaaaccatATACTCAAcctacacatgtctacagacctctaagagtataacaaagcctatgtcaaaggatctgtacaAAAGTGACTCAAACTCCGAACAAAGAGAGCTCTCCAGCAACGGTGAGCTTAAGTCCTACAACGAGGATCACCAACCGAGtgtccgtactgcggcatgaaacgcagcccccgaagaaagggggtcagtacgaaaaatgaaATTTCAAGCCTTCCtttggaaagagagattgaatttgctattgatgtgttgccagacaccaagcTTATATCTGTTCcaccttacagaatggctcccgcagagttgaaagaattgaaggagcaattgaaggacttgcttaaGAAAGGCtgtattaggcctagttcatccccgtggggagcacccgtgttgtttgtccgaaagaaagatggctccttgcaaatgtgcattgactatcggcaactgaataaggtgacgattaagaataaatatcctcttccgaggattgatgttacacctcaaaatttttttcattgatgcacagtgaataggctaatgaggagcacgaagtatatgaagtttcgataagtaagtaatgacttttgatgaccttaagtaagattttaaaggCATCCGCTGTTAGACGaaaaagttgccaagagaaggcaatgt
Proteins encoded:
- the LOC132046183 gene encoding uncharacterized protein LOC132046183, which encodes MYADQKVRDLEFAVSYQVLLKISPMKGVMSFGKRGKLSPRYIRPFEIIDRVGDVAYELALLPGLASVHSVFHVSMLNKYHADGTYSVRWDSVFLDSNLAYEEEPLAILDRQ